The following proteins are encoded in a genomic region of Takifugu flavidus isolate HTHZ2018 chromosome 3, ASM371156v2, whole genome shotgun sequence:
- the LOC130523314 gene encoding mucin-5AC-like isoform X1, whose protein sequence is MQVLVAALLQTEEITDALTFDPESGAPGQVLQLWTLKLSQTGTIGATQLQLRPSEFSGSCCTCSCACLQASLTFDLCHLCLSCVFTCVCRVFAAPTATTAELIVASTSAAATATAPTTKQATETDAATSDPATAPSATPPNSAPPAAPATSAQTSTVLTTSGGRRTGWWAEQWPRRSRPNVWLKLFFLFLRTLNPGETKMTDDNKGVATPTTGGATPTTGGATLTTGGATPTTGVATPTTGGATPTTGGATPTTAPPLTASPDSGAGSQTGSDRKTAQPDKQLWWILLPGLLVAAAAAIYLKFRSKKVHGQTEIMETGMENASFQSRPESAKDGVMLLGVKSSAGDENAAAR, encoded by the exons ATGCAGGTCCTGGTTGCTGCGTTGCTTCAAACGGAGGAAATCACTGacgctttgacctttgaccccgagtCGGGCGCGCCGGGTCAGGTCCTCCAACTCTGGACTTTAAAGTTGAGCCAAACGGGAACAATTGGAGCAACTCAGCTGCAACTAAGACCATCGGAATTCTCCGGTTCTTGTTGCACGTGTTCCTGCGCTTGTCTGCAGGCgtcgctgacctttgacctttgccacCTATGTCTGTCCTGCgtgttcacctgtgtctgtcGTGTCTTTGCAGCACcgacagcaacaacagctgaacTGATAGTTGCCTCGACTTCTGCCGCTGCAACAGCGACGGCACCAACAACCAAACAGGCAACGGAAACCGACGCCGCCACGTCGGATCCAGCAACGGCACCTTCGGCAACGCCCCCGAACTCGGCGCCGCCAGCGGCACCGGCAACTTCCGCTCAGACGTCCACGGTCCTGACGACCAGCGGAGGGCGGCGGACCGGTTGGTGGGCGGAGCAATGGCCACGGCGGAGTCGCCCAAACGTGTGGCTGAAactcttcttcttgtttttgcGAACTTTGAATCCAGGAGAGACGAAGATGACCGACGACAACAAAG GTGTAGCCACTCCCACCACAGGTGGAGCCACTCCCACCACAGGTGGAGCCACTCTCACCACAGGTGGAGCCACTCCCACCACAGGTGTAGCCACTCCCACCACAGGTGGAGCCACTCCCACCACAGGTGGAGCCACTCCCaccacag CGCCGCCCCTGACGGCCTCTCCAGACAGCGGCGCTG GttctcagacaggaagtgacaggaaaACCGCCCAGCCAG ACAAGCAGCTGTGGTGGATCTTGTTGCCGGGCCTTCtggtcgccgccgccgccgccatttACCTCAAGTTCCGGAGCAAGAAGGTCCACGGCCAGACAG AAATCATGGAAACGGGAATGGAGAA CGCGTCCTTCCAGAGCCGACCCGAGAGCGCCAAAGATGGCGTCATGCTGCTCGGCGTGAAGTCATCGGCCGGGGACGAGAACG CTGCTGCGAgatga
- the LOC130523314 gene encoding uncharacterized protein LOC130523314 isoform X16 — protein sequence MQVLVAALLQTEEITDALTFDPESGAPGQVLQLWTLKLSQTGTIGATQLQLRPSEFSGSCCTCSCACLQASLTFDLCHLCLSCVFTCVCRVFAAPTATTAELIVASTSAAATATAPTTKQATETDAATSDPATAPSATPPNSAPPAAPATSAQTSTVLTTSGGRRTGWWAEQWPRRSRPNVWLKLFFLFLRTLNPGETKMTDDNKGVATPTTGGATPTTGGATPTTGSQTGSDRKTAQPDKQLWWILLPGLLVAAAAAIYLKFRSKKVHGQTEIMETGMENASFQSRPESAKDGVMLLGVKSSAGDENAAAR from the exons ATGCAGGTCCTGGTTGCTGCGTTGCTTCAAACGGAGGAAATCACTGacgctttgacctttgaccccgagtCGGGCGCGCCGGGTCAGGTCCTCCAACTCTGGACTTTAAAGTTGAGCCAAACGGGAACAATTGGAGCAACTCAGCTGCAACTAAGACCATCGGAATTCTCCGGTTCTTGTTGCACGTGTTCCTGCGCTTGTCTGCAGGCgtcgctgacctttgacctttgccacCTATGTCTGTCCTGCgtgttcacctgtgtctgtcGTGTCTTTGCAGCACcgacagcaacaacagctgaacTGATAGTTGCCTCGACTTCTGCCGCTGCAACAGCGACGGCACCAACAACCAAACAGGCAACGGAAACCGACGCCGCCACGTCGGATCCAGCAACGGCACCTTCGGCAACGCCCCCGAACTCGGCGCCGCCAGCGGCACCGGCAACTTCCGCTCAGACGTCCACGGTCCTGACGACCAGCGGAGGGCGGCGGACCGGTTGGTGGGCGGAGCAATGGCCACGGCGGAGTCGCCCAAACGTGTGGCTGAAactcttcttcttgtttttgcGAACTTTGAATCCAGGAGAGACGAAGATGACCGACGACAACAAAG GTGTAGCCACTCCCACCACAGGTGGAGCCACTCCCACCACAGGTGGAGCCACTCCCaccacag GttctcagacaggaagtgacaggaaaACCGCCCAGCCAG ACAAGCAGCTGTGGTGGATCTTGTTGCCGGGCCTTCtggtcgccgccgccgccgccatttACCTCAAGTTCCGGAGCAAGAAGGTCCACGGCCAGACAG AAATCATGGAAACGGGAATGGAGAA CGCGTCCTTCCAGAGCCGACCCGAGAGCGCCAAAGATGGCGTCATGCTGCTCGGCGTGAAGTCATCGGCCGGGGACGAGAACG CTGCTGCGAgatga
- the LOC130523314 gene encoding mucin-5AC-like isoform X2, whose amino-acid sequence MQVLVAALLQTEEITDALTFDPESGAPGQVLQLWTLKLSQTGTIGATQLQLRPSEFSGSCCTCSCACLQASLTFDLCHLCLSCVFTCVCRVFAAPTATTAELIVASTSAAATATAPTTKQATETDAATSDPATAPSATPPNSAPPAAPATSAQTSTVLTTSGGRRTGWWAEQWPRRSRPNVWLKLFFLFLRTLNPGETKMTDDNKGVATPTTGGATPTTGGATLTTGGATPTTGVATPTTGGATPTTGGATPTTDSGAGSQTGSDRKTAQPDKQLWWILLPGLLVAAAAAIYLKFRSKKVHGQTEIMETGMENASFQSRPESAKDGVMLLGVKSSAGDENAAAR is encoded by the exons ATGCAGGTCCTGGTTGCTGCGTTGCTTCAAACGGAGGAAATCACTGacgctttgacctttgaccccgagtCGGGCGCGCCGGGTCAGGTCCTCCAACTCTGGACTTTAAAGTTGAGCCAAACGGGAACAATTGGAGCAACTCAGCTGCAACTAAGACCATCGGAATTCTCCGGTTCTTGTTGCACGTGTTCCTGCGCTTGTCTGCAGGCgtcgctgacctttgacctttgccacCTATGTCTGTCCTGCgtgttcacctgtgtctgtcGTGTCTTTGCAGCACcgacagcaacaacagctgaacTGATAGTTGCCTCGACTTCTGCCGCTGCAACAGCGACGGCACCAACAACCAAACAGGCAACGGAAACCGACGCCGCCACGTCGGATCCAGCAACGGCACCTTCGGCAACGCCCCCGAACTCGGCGCCGCCAGCGGCACCGGCAACTTCCGCTCAGACGTCCACGGTCCTGACGACCAGCGGAGGGCGGCGGACCGGTTGGTGGGCGGAGCAATGGCCACGGCGGAGTCGCCCAAACGTGTGGCTGAAactcttcttcttgtttttgcGAACTTTGAATCCAGGAGAGACGAAGATGACCGACGACAACAAAG GTGTAGCCACTCCCACCACAGGTGGAGCCACTCCCACCACAGGTGGAGCCACTCTCACCACAGGTGGAGCCACTCCCACCACAGGTGTAGCCACTCCCACCACAGGTGGAGCCACTCCCACCACAGGTGGAGCCACTCCCaccacag ACAGCGGCGCTG GttctcagacaggaagtgacaggaaaACCGCCCAGCCAG ACAAGCAGCTGTGGTGGATCTTGTTGCCGGGCCTTCtggtcgccgccgccgccgccatttACCTCAAGTTCCGGAGCAAGAAGGTCCACGGCCAGACAG AAATCATGGAAACGGGAATGGAGAA CGCGTCCTTCCAGAGCCGACCCGAGAGCGCCAAAGATGGCGTCATGCTGCTCGGCGTGAAGTCATCGGCCGGGGACGAGAACG CTGCTGCGAgatga
- the LOC130523314 gene encoding mucin-5B-like isoform X18 — protein sequence MSAAALQLTRLHSPIAGCSGSTMKTAGVPVLLLMASAQVLATAPTATTAELIVASTSAAATATAPTTKQATETDAATSDPATAPSATPPNSAPPAAPATSAQTSTVLTTSGGRRTGWWAEQWPRRSRPNVWLKLFFLFLRTLNPGETKMTDDNKGVATPTTGGATPTTGGATLTTGGATPTTGVATPTTGGATPTTGGATPTTAPPLTASPDSGAGSQTGSDRKTAQPDKQLWWILLPGLLVAAAAAIYLKFRSKKVHGQTEIMETGMENASFQSRPESAKDGVMLLGVKSSAGDENAAAR from the exons ATGAGCGCCGCGGCGCTCCAGCTCACACGCCTTCACTCTCCCATCGCTGGGTGTTCAGGATCCACCATGAAGACCGCCGGCGTTCCCGTCCTGCTCCTGATGGCGTCCGCACAGGTTCTGGCAACAG CACcgacagcaacaacagctgaacTGATAGTTGCCTCGACTTCTGCCGCTGCAACAGCGACGGCACCAACAACCAAACAGGCAACGGAAACCGACGCCGCCACGTCGGATCCAGCAACGGCACCTTCGGCAACGCCCCCGAACTCGGCGCCGCCAGCGGCACCGGCAACTTCCGCTCAGACGTCCACGGTCCTGACGACCAGCGGAGGGCGGCGGACCGGTTGGTGGGCGGAGCAATGGCCACGGCGGAGTCGCCCAAACGTGTGGCTGAAactcttcttcttgtttttgcGAACTTTGAATCCAGGAGAGACGAAGATGACCGACGACAACAAAG GTGTAGCCACTCCCACCACAGGTGGAGCCACTCCCACCACAGGTGGAGCCACTCTCACCACAGGTGGAGCCACTCCCACCACAGGTGTAGCCACTCCCACCACAGGTGGAGCCACTCCCACCACAGGTGGAGCCACTCCCaccacag CGCCGCCCCTGACGGCCTCTCCAGACAGCGGCGCTG GttctcagacaggaagtgacaggaaaACCGCCCAGCCAG ACAAGCAGCTGTGGTGGATCTTGTTGCCGGGCCTTCtggtcgccgccgccgccgccatttACCTCAAGTTCCGGAGCAAGAAGGTCCACGGCCAGACAG AAATCATGGAAACGGGAATGGAGAA CGCGTCCTTCCAGAGCCGACCCGAGAGCGCCAAAGATGGCGTCATGCTGCTCGGCGTGAAGTCATCGGCCGGGGACGAGAACG CTGCTGCGAgatga
- the LOC130523314 gene encoding uncharacterized protein LOC130523314 isoform X13 — translation MQVLVAALLQTEEITDALTFDPESGAPGQVLQLWTLKLSQTGTIGATQLQLRPSEFSGSCCTCSCACLQASLTFDLCHLCLSCVFTCVCRVFAAPTATTAELIVASTSAAATATAPTTKQATETDAATSDPATAPSATPPNSAPPAAPATSAQTSTVLTTSGGRRTGWWAEQWPRRSRPNVWLKLFFLFLRTLNPGETKMTDDNKGVATPTTGGATPTTAPPLTASPDSGAGSQTGSDRKTAQPDKQLWWILLPGLLVAAAAAIYLKFRSKKVHGQTEIMETGMENASFQSRPESAKDGVMLLGVKSSAGDENAAAR, via the exons ATGCAGGTCCTGGTTGCTGCGTTGCTTCAAACGGAGGAAATCACTGacgctttgacctttgaccccgagtCGGGCGCGCCGGGTCAGGTCCTCCAACTCTGGACTTTAAAGTTGAGCCAAACGGGAACAATTGGAGCAACTCAGCTGCAACTAAGACCATCGGAATTCTCCGGTTCTTGTTGCACGTGTTCCTGCGCTTGTCTGCAGGCgtcgctgacctttgacctttgccacCTATGTCTGTCCTGCgtgttcacctgtgtctgtcGTGTCTTTGCAGCACcgacagcaacaacagctgaacTGATAGTTGCCTCGACTTCTGCCGCTGCAACAGCGACGGCACCAACAACCAAACAGGCAACGGAAACCGACGCCGCCACGTCGGATCCAGCAACGGCACCTTCGGCAACGCCCCCGAACTCGGCGCCGCCAGCGGCACCGGCAACTTCCGCTCAGACGTCCACGGTCCTGACGACCAGCGGAGGGCGGCGGACCGGTTGGTGGGCGGAGCAATGGCCACGGCGGAGTCGCCCAAACGTGTGGCTGAAactcttcttcttgtttttgcGAACTTTGAATCCAGGAGAGACGAAGATGACCGACGACAACAAAG GTGTAGCCACTCCCACCACAGGTGGAGCCACTCCCACCACAG CGCCGCCCCTGACGGCCTCTCCAGACAGCGGCGCTG GttctcagacaggaagtgacaggaaaACCGCCCAGCCAG ACAAGCAGCTGTGGTGGATCTTGTTGCCGGGCCTTCtggtcgccgccgccgccgccatttACCTCAAGTTCCGGAGCAAGAAGGTCCACGGCCAGACAG AAATCATGGAAACGGGAATGGAGAA CGCGTCCTTCCAGAGCCGACCCGAGAGCGCCAAAGATGGCGTCATGCTGCTCGGCGTGAAGTCATCGGCCGGGGACGAGAACG CTGCTGCGAgatga
- the LOC130523314 gene encoding mucin-5AC-like isoform X5, producing MQVLVAALLQTEEITDALTFDPESGAPGQVLQLWTLKLSQTGTIGATQLQLRPSEFSGSCCTCSCACLQASLTFDLCHLCLSCVFTCVCRVFAAPTATTAELIVASTSAAATATAPTTKQATETDAATSDPATAPSATPPNSAPPAAPATSAQTSTVLTTSGGRRTGWWAEQWPRRSRPNVWLKLFFLFLRTLNPGETKMTDDNKGGATPTTGVATPTTGGATPTTGGATPTTAPPLTASPDSGAGSQTGSDRKTAQPDKQLWWILLPGLLVAAAAAIYLKFRSKKVHGQTEIMETGMENASFQSRPESAKDGVMLLGVKSSAGDENAAAR from the exons ATGCAGGTCCTGGTTGCTGCGTTGCTTCAAACGGAGGAAATCACTGacgctttgacctttgaccccgagtCGGGCGCGCCGGGTCAGGTCCTCCAACTCTGGACTTTAAAGTTGAGCCAAACGGGAACAATTGGAGCAACTCAGCTGCAACTAAGACCATCGGAATTCTCCGGTTCTTGTTGCACGTGTTCCTGCGCTTGTCTGCAGGCgtcgctgacctttgacctttgccacCTATGTCTGTCCTGCgtgttcacctgtgtctgtcGTGTCTTTGCAGCACcgacagcaacaacagctgaacTGATAGTTGCCTCGACTTCTGCCGCTGCAACAGCGACGGCACCAACAACCAAACAGGCAACGGAAACCGACGCCGCCACGTCGGATCCAGCAACGGCACCTTCGGCAACGCCCCCGAACTCGGCGCCGCCAGCGGCACCGGCAACTTCCGCTCAGACGTCCACGGTCCTGACGACCAGCGGAGGGCGGCGGACCGGTTGGTGGGCGGAGCAATGGCCACGGCGGAGTCGCCCAAACGTGTGGCTGAAactcttcttcttgtttttgcGAACTTTGAATCCAGGAGAGACGAAGATGACCGACGACAACAAAG GTGGAGCCACTCCCACCACAGGTGTAGCCACTCCCACCACAGGTGGAGCCACTCCCACCACAGGTGGAGCCACTCCCaccacag CGCCGCCCCTGACGGCCTCTCCAGACAGCGGCGCTG GttctcagacaggaagtgacaggaaaACCGCCCAGCCAG ACAAGCAGCTGTGGTGGATCTTGTTGCCGGGCCTTCtggtcgccgccgccgccgccatttACCTCAAGTTCCGGAGCAAGAAGGTCCACGGCCAGACAG AAATCATGGAAACGGGAATGGAGAA CGCGTCCTTCCAGAGCCGACCCGAGAGCGCCAAAGATGGCGTCATGCTGCTCGGCGTGAAGTCATCGGCCGGGGACGAGAACG CTGCTGCGAgatga
- the LOC130523314 gene encoding mucin-5AC-like isoform X8, with protein MQVLVAALLQTEEITDALTFDPESGAPGQVLQLWTLKLSQTGTIGATQLQLRPSEFSGSCCTCSCACLQASLTFDLCHLCLSCVFTCVCRVFAAPTATTAELIVASTSAAATATAPTTKQATETDAATSDPATAPSATPPNSAPPAAPATSAQTSTVLTTSGGRRTGWWAEQWPRRSRPNVWLKLFFLFLRTLNPGETKMTDDNKGVATPTTGGATPTTGGATPTTAPPLTASPDSGAGSQTGSDRKTAQPDKQLWWILLPGLLVAAAAAIYLKFRSKKVHGQTEIMETGMENASFQSRPESAKDGVMLLGVKSSAGDENAAAR; from the exons ATGCAGGTCCTGGTTGCTGCGTTGCTTCAAACGGAGGAAATCACTGacgctttgacctttgaccccgagtCGGGCGCGCCGGGTCAGGTCCTCCAACTCTGGACTTTAAAGTTGAGCCAAACGGGAACAATTGGAGCAACTCAGCTGCAACTAAGACCATCGGAATTCTCCGGTTCTTGTTGCACGTGTTCCTGCGCTTGTCTGCAGGCgtcgctgacctttgacctttgccacCTATGTCTGTCCTGCgtgttcacctgtgtctgtcGTGTCTTTGCAGCACcgacagcaacaacagctgaacTGATAGTTGCCTCGACTTCTGCCGCTGCAACAGCGACGGCACCAACAACCAAACAGGCAACGGAAACCGACGCCGCCACGTCGGATCCAGCAACGGCACCTTCGGCAACGCCCCCGAACTCGGCGCCGCCAGCGGCACCGGCAACTTCCGCTCAGACGTCCACGGTCCTGACGACCAGCGGAGGGCGGCGGACCGGTTGGTGGGCGGAGCAATGGCCACGGCGGAGTCGCCCAAACGTGTGGCTGAAactcttcttcttgtttttgcGAACTTTGAATCCAGGAGAGACGAAGATGACCGACGACAACAAAG GTGTAGCCACTCCCACCACAGGTGGAGCCACTCCCACCACAG GTGGAGCCACTCCCACCACAG CGCCGCCCCTGACGGCCTCTCCAGACAGCGGCGCTG GttctcagacaggaagtgacaggaaaACCGCCCAGCCAG ACAAGCAGCTGTGGTGGATCTTGTTGCCGGGCCTTCtggtcgccgccgccgccgccatttACCTCAAGTTCCGGAGCAAGAAGGTCCACGGCCAGACAG AAATCATGGAAACGGGAATGGAGAA CGCGTCCTTCCAGAGCCGACCCGAGAGCGCCAAAGATGGCGTCATGCTGCTCGGCGTGAAGTCATCGGCCGGGGACGAGAACG CTGCTGCGAgatga
- the LOC130523314 gene encoding uncharacterized protein LOC130523314 isoform X17 produces MQVLVAALLQTEEITDALTFDPESGAPGQVLQLWTLKLSQTGTIGATQLQLRPSEFSGSCCTCSCACLQASLTFDLCHLCLSCVFTCVCRVFAAPTATTAELIVASTSAAATATAPTTKQATETDAATSDPATAPSATPPNSAPPAAPATSAQTSTVLTTSGGRRTGWWAEQWPRRSRPNVWLKLFFLFLRTLNPGETKMTDDNKGVATPTTAPPLTASPDSGAGSQTGSDRKTAQPDKQLWWILLPGLLVAAAAAIYLKFRSKKVHGQTEIMETGMENASFQSRPESAKDGVMLLGVKSSAGDENAAAR; encoded by the exons ATGCAGGTCCTGGTTGCTGCGTTGCTTCAAACGGAGGAAATCACTGacgctttgacctttgaccccgagtCGGGCGCGCCGGGTCAGGTCCTCCAACTCTGGACTTTAAAGTTGAGCCAAACGGGAACAATTGGAGCAACTCAGCTGCAACTAAGACCATCGGAATTCTCCGGTTCTTGTTGCACGTGTTCCTGCGCTTGTCTGCAGGCgtcgctgacctttgacctttgccacCTATGTCTGTCCTGCgtgttcacctgtgtctgtcGTGTCTTTGCAGCACcgacagcaacaacagctgaacTGATAGTTGCCTCGACTTCTGCCGCTGCAACAGCGACGGCACCAACAACCAAACAGGCAACGGAAACCGACGCCGCCACGTCGGATCCAGCAACGGCACCTTCGGCAACGCCCCCGAACTCGGCGCCGCCAGCGGCACCGGCAACTTCCGCTCAGACGTCCACGGTCCTGACGACCAGCGGAGGGCGGCGGACCGGTTGGTGGGCGGAGCAATGGCCACGGCGGAGTCGCCCAAACGTGTGGCTGAAactcttcttcttgtttttgcGAACTTTGAATCCAGGAGAGACGAAGATGACCGACGACAACAAAG GTGTAGCCACTCCCACCACAG CGCCGCCCCTGACGGCCTCTCCAGACAGCGGCGCTG GttctcagacaggaagtgacaggaaaACCGCCCAGCCAG ACAAGCAGCTGTGGTGGATCTTGTTGCCGGGCCTTCtggtcgccgccgccgccgccatttACCTCAAGTTCCGGAGCAAGAAGGTCCACGGCCAGACAG AAATCATGGAAACGGGAATGGAGAA CGCGTCCTTCCAGAGCCGACCCGAGAGCGCCAAAGATGGCGTCATGCTGCTCGGCGTGAAGTCATCGGCCGGGGACGAGAACG CTGCTGCGAgatga
- the LOC130523314 gene encoding mucin-5AC-like isoform X9 has protein sequence MQVLVAALLQTEEITDALTFDPESGAPGQVLQLWTLKLSQTGTIGATQLQLRPSEFSGSCCTCSCACLQASLTFDLCHLCLSCVFTCVCRVFAAPTATTAELIVASTSAAATATAPTTKQATETDAATSDPATAPSATPPNSAPPAAPATSAQTSTVLTTSGGRRTGWWAEQWPRRSRPNVWLKLFFLFLRTLNPGETKMTDDNKGGATPTTGVATPTTGGATPTTGGATPTTDSGAGSQTGSDRKTAQPDKQLWWILLPGLLVAAAAAIYLKFRSKKVHGQTEIMETGMENASFQSRPESAKDGVMLLGVKSSAGDENAAAR, from the exons ATGCAGGTCCTGGTTGCTGCGTTGCTTCAAACGGAGGAAATCACTGacgctttgacctttgaccccgagtCGGGCGCGCCGGGTCAGGTCCTCCAACTCTGGACTTTAAAGTTGAGCCAAACGGGAACAATTGGAGCAACTCAGCTGCAACTAAGACCATCGGAATTCTCCGGTTCTTGTTGCACGTGTTCCTGCGCTTGTCTGCAGGCgtcgctgacctttgacctttgccacCTATGTCTGTCCTGCgtgttcacctgtgtctgtcGTGTCTTTGCAGCACcgacagcaacaacagctgaacTGATAGTTGCCTCGACTTCTGCCGCTGCAACAGCGACGGCACCAACAACCAAACAGGCAACGGAAACCGACGCCGCCACGTCGGATCCAGCAACGGCACCTTCGGCAACGCCCCCGAACTCGGCGCCGCCAGCGGCACCGGCAACTTCCGCTCAGACGTCCACGGTCCTGACGACCAGCGGAGGGCGGCGGACCGGTTGGTGGGCGGAGCAATGGCCACGGCGGAGTCGCCCAAACGTGTGGCTGAAactcttcttcttgtttttgcGAACTTTGAATCCAGGAGAGACGAAGATGACCGACGACAACAAAG GTGGAGCCACTCCCACCACAGGTGTAGCCACTCCCACCACAGGTGGAGCCACTCCCACCACAGGTGGAGCCACTCCCaccacag ACAGCGGCGCTG GttctcagacaggaagtgacaggaaaACCGCCCAGCCAG ACAAGCAGCTGTGGTGGATCTTGTTGCCGGGCCTTCtggtcgccgccgccgccgccatttACCTCAAGTTCCGGAGCAAGAAGGTCCACGGCCAGACAG AAATCATGGAAACGGGAATGGAGAA CGCGTCCTTCCAGAGCCGACCCGAGAGCGCCAAAGATGGCGTCATGCTGCTCGGCGTGAAGTCATCGGCCGGGGACGAGAACG CTGCTGCGAgatga
- the LOC130523314 gene encoding mucin-5B-like isoform X3, with protein sequence MQVLVAALLQTEEITDALTFDPESGAPGQVLQLWTLKLSQTGTIGATQLQLRPSEFSGSCCTCSCACLQASLTFDLCHLCLSCVFTCVCRVFAAPTATTAELIVASTSAAATATAPTTKQATETDAATSDPATAPSATPPNSAPPAAPATSAQTSTVLTTSGGRRTGWWAEQWPRRSRPNVWLKLFFLFLRTLNPGETKMTDDNKGGATLTTGGATPTTGVATPTTGGATPTTGGATPTTAPPLTASPDSGAGSQTGSDRKTAQPDKQLWWILLPGLLVAAAAAIYLKFRSKKVHGQTEIMETGMENASFQSRPESAKDGVMLLGVKSSAGDENAAAR encoded by the exons ATGCAGGTCCTGGTTGCTGCGTTGCTTCAAACGGAGGAAATCACTGacgctttgacctttgaccccgagtCGGGCGCGCCGGGTCAGGTCCTCCAACTCTGGACTTTAAAGTTGAGCCAAACGGGAACAATTGGAGCAACTCAGCTGCAACTAAGACCATCGGAATTCTCCGGTTCTTGTTGCACGTGTTCCTGCGCTTGTCTGCAGGCgtcgctgacctttgacctttgccacCTATGTCTGTCCTGCgtgttcacctgtgtctgtcGTGTCTTTGCAGCACcgacagcaacaacagctgaacTGATAGTTGCCTCGACTTCTGCCGCTGCAACAGCGACGGCACCAACAACCAAACAGGCAACGGAAACCGACGCCGCCACGTCGGATCCAGCAACGGCACCTTCGGCAACGCCCCCGAACTCGGCGCCGCCAGCGGCACCGGCAACTTCCGCTCAGACGTCCACGGTCCTGACGACCAGCGGAGGGCGGCGGACCGGTTGGTGGGCGGAGCAATGGCCACGGCGGAGTCGCCCAAACGTGTGGCTGAAactcttcttcttgtttttgcGAACTTTGAATCCAGGAGAGACGAAGATGACCGACGACAACAAAG GTGGAGCCACTCTCACCACAGGTGGAGCCACTCCCACCACAGGTGTAGCCACTCCCACCACAGGTGGAGCCACTCCCACCACAGGTGGAGCCACTCCCaccacag CGCCGCCCCTGACGGCCTCTCCAGACAGCGGCGCTG GttctcagacaggaagtgacaggaaaACCGCCCAGCCAG ACAAGCAGCTGTGGTGGATCTTGTTGCCGGGCCTTCtggtcgccgccgccgccgccatttACCTCAAGTTCCGGAGCAAGAAGGTCCACGGCCAGACAG AAATCATGGAAACGGGAATGGAGAA CGCGTCCTTCCAGAGCCGACCCGAGAGCGCCAAAGATGGCGTCATGCTGCTCGGCGTGAAGTCATCGGCCGGGGACGAGAACG CTGCTGCGAgatga